The genomic window GGCACGAAGAACGACACGCCGAACAGCGCGTCTCCGGCGAGGCAGAACTTCAGCGTCGAGGCGGAGAGTTTGCCTCTGCGCTTCAGGTGGTCGGCCATCATATACATGATCTTCTGCGGCGCGCCGGCGCATTTGATCGGCATCGCCGGCTGGGTGAACAGCGCCGTGCCGCCCTGAAATTCCCGGATCAGCCGCCAGGTGTATTCGGCGGTGTCGGCGCGGTAGTTGCTGCACACGCCATTGTGGCCGAGTGTCTCATTCAGCCCCGCGATCGCGTCCCAGTCGATCTTCAAGCCCGGGCAGGCGACAAGGTAGTCGTATCCGACGGCGCGGCCGTCGCTCAGCCGCACGAGGTTGTTGTCGGGATCGAAGGCGCTGACCGCGGCCTTGATCCATGCCACGCCGCTCGGGATCAGCGCGCGCTCCTCGCGCGCGGTCTGCCGGCGACTGAACACGCCCGCGCCGACCAGCGTCCAGCCCGGCTGGTAGGAGTGGGTCTCCGCCGGCTCGACGATCGCGATGTCGAGGCGGGCGTCACGCCGCATCAGCTCGGCCGCGACGGTGATCCCGGCCGCGCCGCCGCCGACGATGACCACCCCGTGCTTCAGGTCGGGCACGGCTGCGATGTGCTTCTGGG from Bosea sp. AS-1 includes these protein-coding regions:
- a CDS encoding FAD/NAD(P)-binding oxidoreductase; amino-acid sequence: MEAAAQKHIAAVPDLKHGVVIVGGGAAGITVAAELMRRDARLDIAIVEPAETHSYQPGWTLVGAGVFSRRQTAREERALIPSGVAWIKAAVSAFDPDNNLVRLSDGRAVGYDYLVACPGLKIDWDAIAGLNETLGHNGVCSNYRADTAEYTWRLIREFQGGTALFTQPAMPIKCAGAPQKIMYMMADHLKRRGKLSASTLKFCLAGDALFGVSFFVPPLQKAVDGYGIEVCYRHTLKAVDGPKKTALFAVANKDGATSEVAMPFDMVHVVPPQTGLDVVSESPLANAAGWIEVDQATLRHVRYPNVFSLGDAASTSNAKTAAAVRLQAPVAVANLQAAMAGKPMPKAYDGYGSCPLTVALGKIVLAEFAYGGKVTPSFPFDPRVPRRSMWYLKTKFLPWLYWSHMLKGGTIDIKHRERGW